One genomic window of Neisseria sp. oral taxon 014 str. F0314 includes the following:
- the nqrE gene encoding NADH:ubiquinone reductase (Na(+)-transporting) subunit E, with amino-acid sequence MEHYLSLFVKSVFIENMALSFFLGMCTFLAVSKKVSTAFGLGVAVTFVLGLSVPANQLVYSLLKDGAIVEGVDLTFLKFITFIGVIAALVQILEMFLDKFFPALYNALGIYLPLITVNCAIFGAVSFMAQREYNFGESVVYGFGAGLGWMLAIVALAGITEKMKYSDAPKGLKGLGITFISAGLMAMAFMSFSGIQL; translated from the coding sequence ATGGAACATTATTTAAGCCTTTTTGTGAAATCCGTCTTCATTGAAAACATGGCACTGTCCTTCTTCTTAGGCATGTGTACTTTCTTGGCGGTATCGAAAAAAGTATCCACCGCATTCGGTTTGGGCGTTGCCGTTACCTTCGTACTCGGTCTGTCCGTCCCTGCCAACCAGCTCGTTTACTCGCTGCTCAAAGACGGCGCGATTGTCGAAGGCGTGGATTTGACCTTCCTGAAATTCATCACCTTCATCGGTGTGATTGCAGCTTTGGTGCAGATTTTGGAAATGTTCTTGGACAAATTCTTCCCCGCCCTCTATAACGCGTTGGGTATTTACCTGCCGCTGATTACCGTAAACTGCGCGATTTTCGGTGCCGTTTCGTTTATGGCGCAGCGCGAATACAACTTCGGCGAATCCGTCGTGTATGGTTTCGGTGCAGGCTTGGGCTGGATGTTGGCGATTGTCGCCTTGGCGGGCATTACCGAAAAAATGAAATATTCGGACGCTCCCAAAGGTCTTAAAGGACTGGGCATCACCTTCATCTCCGCCGGCCTGATGGCGATGGCGTTTATGTCGTTCTCCGGCATCCAGTTATAA
- the nqrF gene encoding NADH:ubiquinone reductase (Na(+)-transporting) subunit F has translation MEIILGIVMFTVIVLALALMILFAKSKLVSEGDITIKVNDEKELTMPAGGKLLGALASQGIFVPSACGGGGSCGQCRVVVKSGGGDILPTELSHISKREAREGCRLSCQVNVKTDMDIEVPEEVFGVKKWECTVISNDNKATFIKELKLAIPEGEEVPFRAGGYIQIEAPPHTVAYKDFDIPKEYHEDWDKYNLWQYVSKVDEPILRAYSMASYPEEKGIIMLNVRIATPPPRVPDAPPGQMSSYIWSLKPGDKVTISGPFGEFFAKDTDAEMVFIGGGAGMAPMRSHIFDQLKRLNSKRKITFWYGARSKREMFYVEDFDQLAAEFPNFTWHVALSDPLPEDNWDGYTGFIHNVVYENHLKNHEAPEDCEFYMCGPPIMNQSVIKMLKDLGVEDENILLDDFGG, from the coding sequence ATGGAAATTATTTTAGGTATCGTGATGTTTACCGTCATCGTCTTGGCTTTGGCACTGATGATTCTGTTTGCCAAATCCAAGCTGGTGAGCGAAGGCGACATCACCATCAAAGTCAATGATGAAAAAGAGCTGACTATGCCCGCCGGCGGCAAACTGTTGGGCGCGCTTGCCAGTCAAGGCATCTTCGTACCCTCCGCCTGCGGTGGCGGTGGTTCGTGCGGACAATGCCGCGTTGTCGTGAAAAGCGGCGGCGGCGACATTCTGCCGACCGAGTTGTCCCACATCAGCAAACGCGAAGCACGCGAAGGCTGCCGACTGTCCTGTCAAGTCAACGTCAAAACCGACATGGACATCGAAGTGCCGGAAGAAGTGTTCGGCGTGAAAAAATGGGAATGCACCGTCATCTCCAATGACAACAAAGCCACGTTCATTAAAGAACTCAAGCTTGCTATTCCTGAAGGCGAAGAAGTTCCCTTCCGCGCCGGCGGCTACATCCAAATCGAAGCCCCGCCGCACACTGTTGCCTACAAAGACTTCGACATTCCTAAGGAATATCATGAAGACTGGGACAAATACAATCTGTGGCAATACGTTTCCAAAGTAGACGAGCCGATTTTGCGCGCTTACTCCATGGCTTCGTACCCAGAAGAAAAAGGCATCATCATGCTGAACGTGCGTATCGCCACGCCGCCTCCGCGCGTACCCGATGCGCCTCCGGGACAAATGTCGTCTTACATCTGGTCGCTCAAACCTGGTGACAAAGTAACTATCTCCGGCCCGTTTGGCGAATTCTTCGCCAAAGACACCGATGCCGAAATGGTATTCATCGGCGGCGGTGCAGGTATGGCGCCGATGCGCTCCCACATTTTCGACCAGTTGAAACGTTTGAACTCCAAACGCAAAATCACCTTCTGGTACGGCGCACGCTCCAAACGCGAAATGTTCTATGTTGAAGACTTCGACCAACTCGCAGCAGAGTTCCCGAACTTCACATGGCACGTCGCCTTGTCCGATCCGCTGCCGGAAGACAACTGGGACGGCTACACAGGCTTCATCCACAACGTGGTTTACGAAAACCACCTGAAAAACCACGAAGCACCGGAAGACTGCGAATTCTATATGTGCGGCCCGCCGATCATGAACCAGTCCGTCATCAAAATGCTCAAAGACTTGGGTGTGGAAGATGAAAACATCCTCTTGGATGACTTCGGCGGTTAA
- a CDS encoding polyamine ABC transporter substrate-binding protein, producing the protein MKKSLFASLLACLMLAACGGAERSNGTSVAPSDKLNIFNWSDYVDPDTVVAFAKSRHINIRYDYYDSNESLEAKILTGKSGYDLVAPSIVNVGRQIKAGAYREIDKQQIPNYRNINPDLLAMMNKVDPGNKYAVPYFWGINTLAINKNMVAKALGSDKLPENEWDLVFNPEYTRKLKSCGISYFDSAIEQIPLALNYLGKDPNSEDTEDIKAAVALMKKVRPDIKRFTSSGYIDDMAAGNLCVAIGYGGDLNIAKNRAAEAKNGVDIQVLVPLNGVGIWVDSFMIPRDAENVGNALAYINYTLEPEVAAKNGSYVTYAPASQPARKLMDAKYADDASIFPSKEIMEKSFIVSPKSSVASKLSVRLWQGLKAGR; encoded by the coding sequence ATGAAGAAATCCCTGTTTGCCTCCCTGCTGGCTTGTCTGATGTTGGCAGCCTGCGGTGGTGCGGAACGTTCTAACGGCACTTCCGTCGCACCGTCAGACAAACTCAATATTTTCAACTGGTCGGATTATGTCGATCCGGACACCGTCGTTGCATTCGCCAAGTCCCGCCATATCAATATCCGCTACGACTACTACGACAGCAACGAATCGCTTGAAGCCAAAATCCTGACCGGAAAGTCAGGCTACGATTTGGTCGCGCCATCTATTGTTAACGTCGGGCGCCAAATCAAGGCCGGGGCGTATCGCGAAATCGACAAACAGCAGATTCCGAACTATCGAAACATCAATCCCGACCTGCTTGCAATGATGAATAAAGTCGATCCCGGCAATAAATACGCCGTTCCTTATTTCTGGGGTATTAATACGCTGGCTATCAATAAAAATATGGTCGCCAAAGCACTGGGTTCGGACAAGTTGCCGGAAAACGAATGGGATTTGGTGTTCAATCCCGAATATACCCGCAAACTCAAATCCTGCGGCATCAGCTATTTTGACAGTGCCATTGAACAAATCCCGTTAGCTTTGAATTATTTGGGTAAAGATCCGAACAGCGAAGACACCGAAGATATTAAAGCCGCCGTCGCTCTGATGAAAAAGGTGCGTCCCGACATCAAACGTTTTACCTCGTCGGGTTATATCGACGATATGGCGGCAGGCAACCTCTGTGTTGCCATCGGTTACGGTGGTGATTTGAATATCGCTAAAAACCGTGCTGCCGAAGCGAAAAACGGCGTGGATATTCAAGTGCTGGTTCCGCTCAACGGCGTGGGTATCTGGGTGGATTCATTCATGATTCCGCGTGATGCCGAGAATGTCGGAAATGCGTTGGCGTATATCAACTACACATTGGAACCGGAAGTGGCGGCGAAAAACGGCAGTTACGTTACCTACGCCCCGGCCAGCCAGCCGGCACGCAAACTGATGGACGCCAAATATGCCGACGACGCTTCTATTTTTCCGAGTAAGGAAATCATGGAAAAAAGTTTCATCGTCTCGCCTAAATCCTCCGTTGCAAGCAAACTCAGTGTCCGCTTGTGGCAGGGATTGAAAGCAGGGCGTTGA
- a CDS encoding RNA pyrophosphohydrolase: protein MLDREGYRPNVGIILINNRNEVFWGKRVREHSWQFPQGGIKPGESPETAMYRELYEEVGLLPQHIKIVGRTRDWLRYDVPSHWVRREWRGSYRGQKQIWYLLRLVGRDSDINLRACHHPEFDGWRWHQYWAPVDEVIDFKRDVYLGALKELSSRFLRGMESYEDFTARLPFDNR from the coding sequence GTGTTAGACAGAGAAGGCTATCGCCCCAATGTCGGTATCATCTTAATCAACAACCGCAACGAAGTCTTTTGGGGCAAACGTGTGCGCGAACATTCTTGGCAGTTTCCGCAAGGCGGCATCAAGCCTGGCGAAAGCCCCGAAACCGCTATGTACCGCGAGCTGTACGAAGAAGTCGGACTGCTGCCGCAACACATCAAAATCGTCGGCCGCACGCGCGACTGGCTGCGTTATGACGTGCCGAGCCACTGGGTACGCCGCGAATGGCGCGGTTCGTATCGCGGGCAGAAGCAGATTTGGTATCTTTTGCGGCTGGTCGGGCGCGACAGCGACATCAATCTGCGCGCCTGCCACCATCCCGAATTTGACGGCTGGCGTTGGCACCAATATTGGGCTCCTGTTGACGAAGTGATTGATTTTAAACGCGACGTTTACTTGGGGGCATTAAAAGAACTCTCCTCCCGCTTCCTGCGCGGCATGGAAAGCTATGAAGACTTTACCGCGCGCCTGCCTTTTGACAACCGATAA
- the parE gene encoding DNA topoisomerase IV subunit B — protein MTKNNQYSESSITVLKGLEPVKERPGMYTRTDSPTHICQEVIDNAADEALGGFATEIDVRIHNDGSLSVHDNGRGIPVGLHPVEGVPVVELVFTRLHAGGKFNKKDGGSAYAFSGGLHGVGVSVTNALSTRLEVTVKREGKIHRIVFAGGDVVEPLAEVGKCAVKDSGTEVRVWPDGKYFESPNYSIPELERLLRAKAVLLPGVRVSLTRPVKGEDEAHTQTWHYPDGLKSYLTDLIADAQEAVPLFSCENYISDDHNGDFSIGEGAAFALTWLEEGSCANESYVNLIPTPLGGTHEAGLKQAVFNAVNNFINLHNLLPRGVKVQSDDVFSKTAFVLSARVLDPQFQGQTKDKLTNRDALKLVAAVSGDPLELWLNQNVDFGKKIAELAIRQAQARMRSVKKIEKKKGSGVAVLPGKLTDCESEDIRENELFLVEGDSAGGSAKLARDKATQAILPLRGKVLNSFEVHPDQLFGNAEIHDISVAIGVDPHGINDHPDLSGLRYGKIAILSDADVDGSHIQVLLLTLFYRHFPKLVADGHIYVAQPPLFRVDVNAQGKSKPARKFYALDQNELDSILERLQKEGVKETAYSISRFKGLGEMNPDQLKDTTMHPDTRRLLQVQIPKGADDETRDIFVKLMGKGEAAARRAWMEREGDTAELDI, from the coding sequence ATGACTAAAAACAACCAATACAGCGAATCCAGCATCACCGTCCTCAAAGGCTTGGAGCCGGTCAAAGAACGTCCCGGCATGTACACACGCACCGACAGCCCGACCCACATCTGCCAAGAAGTCATCGACAACGCGGCGGACGAGGCGTTGGGCGGTTTCGCCACTGAAATCGACGTGCGCATCCACAACGACGGTTCGCTTTCCGTACACGACAACGGACGCGGCATTCCCGTCGGGCTGCACCCTGTCGAAGGCGTGCCCGTGGTCGAACTTGTATTTACCCGTCTGCACGCGGGCGGCAAGTTCAACAAAAAAGACGGCGGCAGCGCGTATGCCTTTTCAGGCGGCCTGCACGGCGTGGGCGTATCCGTCACCAACGCCCTCTCCACCCGCCTCGAAGTAACCGTCAAACGCGAAGGCAAAATCCACCGCATCGTGTTTGCCGGCGGCGACGTGGTCGAACCGTTGGCGGAAGTGGGCAAATGCGCCGTCAAAGACAGCGGCACCGAAGTGCGCGTCTGGCCGGACGGCAAATATTTTGAAAGCCCGAATTACAGCATCCCCGAACTCGAACGCCTGCTGCGCGCCAAAGCCGTGCTGCTGCCGGGCGTGCGCGTTTCCCTGACCCGTCCGGTAAAAGGCGAAGACGAAGCGCACACCCAAACCTGGCATTACCCCGACGGTCTGAAAAGCTATCTGACCGACCTGATTGCCGACGCGCAGGAAGCCGTGCCGCTGTTCTCCTGCGAAAACTACATTTCAGACGACCACAACGGCGATTTCAGCATCGGCGAAGGCGCCGCCTTTGCCCTGACTTGGCTGGAAGAAGGTTCGTGCGCCAACGAAAGCTACGTCAACCTCATCCCCACCCCGCTGGGCGGCACGCACGAAGCAGGCTTGAAACAAGCCGTGTTCAACGCCGTCAACAACTTCATCAATCTGCACAACCTCTTACCGCGCGGCGTGAAAGTGCAAAGCGACGACGTGTTCAGCAAAACTGCCTTCGTCCTCTCCGCCCGCGTCCTCGATCCGCAGTTCCAAGGTCAGACCAAAGACAAACTGACCAACCGCGACGCGTTGAAACTTGTTGCCGCCGTATCGGGCGACCCTTTGGAATTGTGGCTGAACCAAAACGTAGACTTCGGCAAAAAAATCGCTGAACTCGCCATCCGACAAGCACAAGCGCGGATGCGTTCGGTGAAAAAAATCGAAAAGAAAAAAGGCAGCGGCGTCGCCGTCCTGCCCGGCAAACTGACCGACTGCGAAAGCGAAGACATCCGCGAAAACGAACTCTTCCTCGTCGAAGGCGATTCCGCCGGCGGTTCCGCCAAACTCGCCCGCGACAAAGCCACACAAGCCATCCTGCCCCTGCGCGGCAAAGTGCTCAACAGCTTTGAAGTCCACCCCGACCAGCTTTTCGGCAACGCCGAAATCCACGACATTTCCGTCGCCATCGGCGTCGATCCGCACGGCATCAACGACCATCCCGATTTAAGCGGCCTGCGCTACGGCAAAATCGCCATCCTGTCCGATGCCGACGTGGACGGCTCGCATATTCAAGTTTTGCTGTTGACCCTGTTCTACCGCCACTTCCCGAAACTGGTCGCCGACGGACACATCTACGTCGCCCAGCCGCCGCTGTTCCGCGTCGATGTCAACGCACAAGGCAAAAGTAAACCCGCCCGCAAATTCTACGCCCTAGACCAAAACGAACTCGACAGTATTTTAGAACGGCTGCAAAAAGAAGGCGTCAAAGAAACTGCCTATTCCATCAGCCGTTTCAAAGGCTTGGGCGAGATGAACCCCGACCAGCTCAAAGACACCACCATGCACCCCGACACCCGCCGCCTGTTGCAGGTGCAAATCCCCAAAGGCGCGGATGACGAAACACGCGACATCTTCGTCAAACTGATGGGCAAAGGCGAAGCCGCCGCCCGCCGCGCATGGATGGAACGAGAAGGCGATACGGCGGAATTGGATATTTAA
- a CDS encoding cytochrome b, translating to MKPDSSQYYGTVSRLLHWLMVVGFAGILITIALWTIYDGEEWAGALFGIHKSIGFVLLVLIVLRLLWAVMNARKRPPADSVAAKLGHLALYALMLAIPVIGMIRQYGNGRGPLKVFGIQVMQGSPEKIEWMANLGNMVHGNLGWLMFALAAGHIVMVAVHRAQGRDVLSRMLGR from the coding sequence ATGAAACCAGATTCTTCCCAATACTATGGTACCGTCAGCCGCCTGCTGCATTGGCTGATGGTGGTCGGCTTCGCCGGCATCCTGATCACCATCGCTTTATGGACGATATACGACGGCGAGGAATGGGCCGGCGCATTGTTCGGTATCCACAAATCCATTGGCTTCGTACTGCTTGTGCTGATTGTCTTGCGTCTATTGTGGGCCGTGATGAATGCGCGCAAACGCCCGCCTGCCGACAGTGTTGCAGCCAAACTCGGCCATTTGGCCTTGTATGCGTTAATGCTGGCCATACCTGTTATTGGCATGATCCGCCAATACGGCAACGGCCGCGGTCCGTTGAAAGTCTTCGGTATTCAAGTCATGCAAGGATCGCCGGAAAAAATCGAATGGATGGCTAATCTCGGCAATATGGTACATGGCAACCTCGGCTGGCTGATGTTTGCACTGGCGGCAGGCCATATCGTGATGGTGGCCGTGCACCGTGCCCAAGGCCGCGACGTTCTCTCGCGTATGTTGGGACGTTGA
- the apaG gene encoding Co2+/Mg2+ efflux protein ApaG: MNEIEINVKPRYVAGQSDVYRDRYAFNYLITICNRSENIVTLRQRFWEITDGHGETEQVGNSGLVEEQPVLYPGEEYEYNSGSQLSTPWGSIEGAYEFEDSIGERFIVGVPKLEFKAGFTLQ; the protein is encoded by the coding sequence ATGAATGAAATTGAAATTAACGTGAAACCGCGTTATGTGGCTGGTCAAAGTGATGTATATCGCGACCGTTATGCTTTCAACTATTTGATTACTATATGTAATCGCAGTGAAAACATTGTTACTCTGCGCCAACGCTTTTGGGAAATTACTGACGGACACGGTGAAACCGAGCAGGTTGGTAATTCGGGGTTGGTAGAAGAACAGCCTGTATTGTATCCGGGTGAAGAATATGAATACAACAGCGGTTCCCAGTTGAGTACGCCTTGGGGCAGCATAGAAGGCGCATATGAATTTGAAGACAGTATCGGCGAGCGTTTTATTGTAGGGGTGCCGAAACTGGAATTTAAAGCAGGCTTTACATTGCAATAA
- a CDS encoding phosphatidylglycerophosphatase A — protein sequence MAEFKPDFAWLKQRPLCFLAFGFGSGLAPVAPGTFGTLPALPIAFVLYLLGVTGWWLAVLCVVLFFWGVRICSHTERELGIQDYGGIVWDEIVAMLLVLAFVPFRWKWWLAALVLFRVFDAVKPWPIKWFDARIHGGLGIMLDDIIAAFFTLFVLNAVMWIG from the coding sequence TTGGCTGAATTTAAACCTGATTTTGCGTGGCTGAAGCAGCGCCCCTTGTGTTTTTTGGCATTCGGTTTCGGTAGCGGTTTAGCTCCCGTCGCACCAGGTACGTTCGGCACGCTTCCCGCACTTCCGATTGCCTTTGTTCTGTATTTACTGGGCGTAACCGGTTGGTGGTTAGCCGTATTGTGTGTGGTCCTTTTCTTTTGGGGCGTTCGGATTTGCAGCCATACGGAAAGAGAGCTGGGCATCCAGGACTACGGCGGTATTGTGTGGGACGAAATTGTCGCCATGCTACTGGTGTTGGCTTTTGTCCCGTTCAGATGGAAATGGTGGCTGGCGGCGCTTGTACTGTTCCGTGTATTTGATGCGGTCAAACCGTGGCCGATTAAATGGTTTGACGCGCGTATCCATGGCGGCTTAGGCATTATGTTAGATGATATTATTGCGGCATTTTTCACGTTGTTTGTGTTGAATGCGGTGATGTGGATCGGTTAA
- the thiL gene encoding thiamine-phosphate kinase, producing the protein MTEFDFIRRYLKKQQDDAQVVLGIGDDAAIIRPQVGFDLCFSSDMLLKGRHFFADVQPDDLAWKVLAVNISDMAAMGATPRWVLLSVGLPELDESWLHRFCNNLFDLAQRFGVTLIGGDTTRGDLVFNVTIIGELPTGKALRRDAAKEGDDIWVSGQIGLAAAGLNHCLGKCVLTERIAEKCKKALLRPMPRVKLGQNLLSIAHAAQDVSDGLAQDIGHILKASAVGAELWVDSLPSLSELKQSLSRQQWLEYTLSGGDDYELVFTAPASCRKAVIMAGKESGTAVTRIGRITDTGRLKIISSGGDEVKLTTQGFDHFG; encoded by the coding sequence ATGACAGAGTTTGATTTTATTCGTCGTTACCTAAAAAAGCAGCAGGACGATGCTCAAGTAGTATTGGGGATTGGTGATGATGCGGCAATTATCCGCCCGCAAGTCGGTTTCGATTTGTGTTTTAGTAGTGATATGCTTTTGAAAGGTAGGCACTTTTTTGCGGATGTTCAGCCTGATGATTTGGCTTGGAAAGTACTTGCAGTCAATATTTCCGATATGGCTGCAATGGGGGCTACTCCGCGTTGGGTTTTATTGAGTGTAGGATTACCGGAGCTGGATGAGAGTTGGCTGCATCGTTTTTGCAACAATTTGTTCGATTTGGCACAACGTTTCGGTGTAACTCTAATCGGAGGTGATACAACCCGTGGTGATTTGGTATTTAACGTAACGATTATTGGCGAATTGCCGACTGGAAAGGCATTGCGGCGTGATGCGGCAAAAGAAGGAGATGATATATGGGTATCGGGGCAAATCGGTTTGGCAGCGGCCGGTTTGAATCACTGTTTGGGGAAATGTGTTCTTACCGAGCGAATAGCAGAAAAGTGTAAAAAAGCGTTGCTAAGACCTATGCCACGTGTAAAATTAGGGCAAAATCTGCTGTCTATCGCACACGCAGCCCAAGATGTTTCAGACGGCCTTGCCCAAGACATCGGGCATATTTTAAAAGCATCGGCAGTCGGTGCGGAGCTTTGGGTAGATTCTCTTCCCAGTCTGTCTGAATTAAAACAATCATTATCTAGACAGCAATGGTTGGAATATACATTGTCCGGCGGTGATGACTACGAACTGGTATTTACTGCGCCCGCCAGTTGTCGGAAGGCAGTTATTATGGCGGGAAAAGAAAGCGGTACGGCAGTAACGCGTATAGGTAGAATTACGGATACAGGCCGTCTGAAAATCATAAGTTCGGGTGGTGATGAAGTGAAATTAACTACACAGGGGTTTGATCATTTTGGCTGA
- a CDS encoding OmpA family protein, giving the protein MTKQLKLSALFVALVASGTAMASEAHTKHGYVVSSQSQEVVRNNYGECWKSTYFDKETQGRIECGDAVAVEQAPEYAEETVSLSAKTLFGFDKDILRPEAKESLNALAQRLSNSNVESVRVEGHTDFMGSEQYNQALSERRANVVANYLVNQGVASNKISAVGLGESQAQMTGTCEAEVANLGKKVSKAKRRAALIACIEPDRRVDVKIRSIITKQVAPGQVQGERPATDEGWIPSPYNGVHGYAKP; this is encoded by the coding sequence ATGACCAAACAGCTGAAATTAAGCGCACTGTTCGTTGCCTTGGTTGCTTCAGGCACCGCTATGGCCAGCGAAGCGCATACCAAACATGGTTATGTTGTAAGCAGCCAGTCTCAAGAAGTCGTCCGTAACAACTACGGCGAGTGTTGGAAAAGCACTTACTTTGACAAAGAAACACAAGGTCGTATTGAGTGTGGTGATGCCGTCGCCGTAGAGCAGGCTCCTGAATACGCTGAAGAGACTGTATCATTGTCTGCCAAAACATTGTTCGGCTTTGACAAAGATATTCTGCGTCCTGAAGCTAAGGAAAGTCTGAACGCTTTAGCTCAACGTTTGAGCAATTCTAATGTGGAAAGCGTACGCGTTGAAGGTCATACCGACTTCATGGGTTCGGAACAATACAACCAAGCGTTGTCAGAGCGCCGTGCCAATGTAGTGGCAAATTACTTGGTTAACCAAGGTGTCGCGTCCAACAAGATTTCCGCTGTTGGTTTGGGTGAATCTCAAGCTCAGATGACTGGTACTTGTGAAGCTGAAGTTGCCAACTTGGGCAAAAAAGTTTCCAAAGCCAAACGTCGTGCGGCTCTGATTGCATGTATTGAACCCGATCGTCGTGTAGACGTGAAAATCCGTAGCATTATTACCAAACAAGTTGCTCCGGGACAAGTACAAGGTGAACGTCCGGCTACTGATGAGGGATGGATTCCTAGCCCGTACAATGGTGTACACGGTTACGCTAAACCTTAA
- a CDS encoding CysB family HTH-type transcriptional regulator yields the protein MKLQQLRYALEVFRHNLNVSEAADALFTSQPGISKQIRLLEEELGVQIFIRSGKRVVSVSQPGKAVLELSERILRDVQNIKNIGSEFTDHDSGSLTIATTHTQARYALPEIVAQFVRNYPKVQLTIKQGSPSAIAQMVSGGEADIGIITEAIDDHPELCKLPCYEWNHAVIVPQDHPLLDCRHPLSLKDLASFPLVTYEFAFNNGSSIARAFTRARLEQPDVALSAADTDVLKTYVKLGLGVGVMAKMAYNPQTDQDLQLIDAAHLFEPSPTWIALRPDTYLRGYTYDFINLFAPKLNREAVDRILYSPIVEDYSI from the coding sequence ATGAAATTACAACAGCTCCGCTATGCTTTAGAAGTTTTCCGCCACAACCTGAACGTATCGGAAGCCGCGGATGCGTTGTTTACCTCCCAGCCCGGCATTTCCAAACAAATCCGCTTGTTGGAGGAGGAGCTGGGCGTCCAAATCTTTATCCGCAGCGGTAAACGCGTAGTTTCAGTGTCTCAGCCCGGTAAGGCTGTTTTGGAACTGTCCGAGAGGATTTTGCGCGACGTGCAGAATATCAAAAATATCGGTAGTGAATTTACCGACCATGACAGTGGTTCGCTGACCATTGCGACCACTCATACGCAAGCACGTTATGCGTTGCCGGAGATTGTGGCCCAATTCGTTCGGAACTATCCCAAAGTGCAGTTAACCATCAAGCAGGGCAGCCCTTCGGCGATTGCCCAAATGGTTAGCGGAGGGGAAGCGGATATCGGCATTATCACCGAAGCTATTGATGACCATCCCGAATTGTGCAAACTGCCCTGCTACGAATGGAACCATGCCGTTATTGTGCCGCAAGACCACCCGCTGCTTGATTGCCGCCATCCTTTAAGCTTGAAAGATTTAGCTTCCTTCCCCTTGGTTACTTACGAATTTGCTTTTAACAATGGCAGCAGTATTGCCCGCGCTTTTACCAGAGCCCGTTTGGAACAGCCTGACGTCGCATTGTCTGCCGCGGATACGGATGTTTTAAAAACCTATGTCAAACTGGGGTTGGGCGTGGGCGTTATGGCAAAAATGGCTTATAACCCGCAGACCGACCAAGATTTACAGCTAATCGATGCGGCTCATCTTTTCGAACCGTCCCCAACGTGGATTGCCTTACGGCCCGATACTTATTTGCGGGGCTATACATACGATTTTATCAATCTGTTTGCCCCCAAATTGAACCGTGAAGCGGTTGACCGCATTCTTTATTCTCCAATTGTGGAAGATTATTCGATTTAG
- the fnr gene encoding fumarate/nitrate reduction transcriptional regulator Fnr, with translation MTTHNASHQVKTLCSTCSLRELCLPVGLMPNEFSQLDAVIRQSRRLKKGEFLFRAGEPFTSLFAIRAGFFKTTVASQDGRDQVTGFFMSGELIGMDGICSHTHSCDAVALEDSEVCELPFGHIEELGQNIPSLQTHFFRLLSREIVRDQGVMLLLGNMRAEERLAAFLLNLSNRLYSRGFAANDFILRMSREEIGSYLGLKLETVSRTLSKFHHDGLIKVEHKHIKILEPQALKKMVSGCTHAM, from the coding sequence ATGACCACACACAACGCTTCCCATCAGGTGAAAACTTTGTGTTCCACCTGCTCGCTGCGCGAGCTGTGCTTGCCTGTCGGATTGATGCCGAACGAATTTTCCCAACTTGATGCGGTAATACGGCAAAGCCGCCGTTTGAAAAAAGGCGAATTTCTGTTCCGTGCCGGAGAACCGTTTACTTCACTTTTTGCTATCAGGGCCGGTTTCTTCAAAACCACCGTCGCCAGCCAAGATGGGCGGGATCAAGTAACCGGTTTTTTTATGTCGGGCGAACTTATCGGAATGGACGGCATTTGTTCGCATACGCACAGTTGCGATGCGGTAGCTTTGGAAGACAGTGAGGTATGCGAACTGCCTTTCGGCCATATCGAAGAGTTAGGACAAAACATCCCTAGTCTGCAAACCCATTTTTTTCGCCTGCTGAGCAGGGAAATCGTGCGTGATCAAGGTGTGATGCTGTTGTTGGGCAATATGCGTGCCGAAGAACGCTTGGCCGCTTTCCTGTTGAACCTGTCCAACCGCTTGTATTCACGCGGATTTGCCGCCAATGACTTTATCTTACGCATGTCGCGCGAAGAAATCGGCAGCTATCTCGGCCTGAAGTTGGAAACCGTCAGCCGCACATTATCGAAATTCCATCATGACGGCCTGATTAAAGTCGAACACAAACATATCAAGATTTTGGAGCCTCAGGCATTGAAGAAAATGGTGTCGGGCTGTACGCATGCGATGTAG